One window from the genome of Pedobacter schmidteae encodes:
- a CDS encoding DUF6266 family protein produces MARVKNGILGGFSGKVGTVVGYNLGQESYIRSRPIRRAKYTDNELANMARFKLVQDCLSPLKDLLKVGFKGYGTKTGGYRSAVSYTRKVALVADDAGFYIDPALLKVSGGNLPQAASPSVAYESPLKIKFNWNISDVPYEFSSDQVLLVVYDMEEKTALTCIFNGAFRNAGTQTIELTADYKGKTLHTYIGFVAADRSAQSDSQYLGTVSVPA; encoded by the coding sequence ATGGCGAGAGTAAAAAATGGAATATTAGGTGGTTTTAGCGGTAAAGTGGGTACGGTGGTGGGTTACAATTTAGGACAAGAAAGTTATATACGTTCACGGCCAATACGGCGAGCTAAATACACCGACAATGAACTGGCCAATATGGCCAGGTTTAAATTGGTACAGGATTGTCTGAGCCCCTTAAAAGATCTCTTAAAGGTAGGGTTTAAAGGATATGGTACCAAAACGGGTGGTTACAGAAGCGCAGTATCTTATACGCGTAAGGTAGCTTTGGTAGCCGATGATGCCGGATTTTATATAGATCCGGCCTTGTTAAAAGTGAGCGGTGGTAATTTACCTCAGGCAGCAAGCCCTTCAGTAGCCTATGAAAGCCCGCTGAAGATTAAATTTAATTGGAATATCAGCGATGTTCCCTATGAGTTCTCATCAGATCAGGTGTTGCTGGTGGTTTATGATATGGAGGAAAAAACCGCACTGACTTGTATTTTTAATGGTGCATTTAGGAATGCAGGTACGCAAACCATCGAATTAACGGCCGATTATAAGGGAAAAACATTACATACCTATATTGGTTTTGTAGCTGCCGATCGCTCTGCTCAATCTGATAGTCAATATCTGGGTACGGTATCAGTGCCAGCTTAA
- the gldF gene encoding gliding motility-associated ABC transporter permease subunit GldF encodes MYAVFKRELFSLLNSLMAYITIGIFLLALGLLLWVFPDTSILDYGYAELTGFFSLVPFLFMFLIPAITMRSFAEERREGTYILLATRPLSEWQIVGAKYLACITLVLFALLPTLIYYYSVSMLGLPQGNIDGGAVTGSYIGLLLLGAAFTAIGIFASSVTKNQVIAFAVAVFICFISYQGFDAMSKIFGLQYFEGILLSLSINEHYQSISRGVLDTRDLVYFLSFVALFLGLTRLVIGGRKW; translated from the coding sequence ATGTACGCAGTTTTTAAACGCGAATTATTTAGTCTGTTAAATTCACTGATGGCTTATATTACTATCGGTATTTTTCTGTTGGCTTTAGGTTTATTGTTATGGGTTTTCCCGGATACCTCTATATTGGATTACGGGTATGCCGAACTTACAGGCTTTTTTAGCTTGGTGCCATTCCTGTTTATGTTTTTAATTCCGGCCATTACGATGCGTTCCTTTGCTGAAGAACGGAGGGAGGGGACTTACATATTGCTGGCCACAAGGCCGCTTAGCGAATGGCAAATTGTTGGGGCTAAGTATCTGGCTTGTATTACGCTGGTACTTTTTGCTTTGCTGCCTACCCTGATTTATTATTATTCGGTATCCATGTTGGGATTGCCGCAGGGAAATATAGATGGTGGAGCGGTAACAGGTAGTTACATAGGTCTGTTGTTATTGGGTGCGGCATTTACAGCCATTGGCATTTTTGCTTCCTCAGTAACCAAAAACCAGGTGATTGCTTTTGCTGTAGCGGTATTCATTTGCTTTATCAGCTACCAGGGGTTTGATGCCATGAGCAAGATATTTGGTTTGCAATATTTTGAAGGAATACTTTTGAGCCTCAGCATCAATGAACACTATCAGTCTATAAGTCGTGGTGTCCTGGATACCCGCGATCTGGTATATTTTCTCAGTTTTGTGGCGCTGTTTTTAGGGCTTACCCGTCTGGTGATAGGAGGTAGGAAATGGTAA